The Streptomyces kanamyceticus genome window below encodes:
- a CDS encoding LmeA family phospholipid-binding protein codes for MSKRAVRIILIVVVILGGLFVAADRLAVNFAEGEAADKMRTSEGLSQTPDVSIKGFPFLTQVAGGELDDVEVGIKDYEAKSGSDSIRIADLTAHMKGVKFSGDYSSATAATASGTARVSYDELLKASKSEPVQLPLGATGKVVGLSDGGNGKIKVEVEVSKGGVKLPKPVYVLSSVRVEGDNIKVHADEIPKNISVLGVDIPLPEGTARNVTDFEQKIEDLPAGIKLEKVEAAPDGVDMSVTGSNVRLAG; via the coding sequence ATGAGCAAGCGCGCCGTACGAATAATTCTGATCGTCGTCGTGATCCTTGGGGGTCTGTTCGTGGCGGCCGACAGGCTGGCCGTGAACTTCGCCGAGGGCGAGGCGGCGGACAAGATGCGTACCAGCGAGGGCCTGAGCCAGACGCCCGATGTCTCCATCAAGGGCTTCCCGTTCCTGACGCAGGTCGCGGGCGGCGAGCTCGACGACGTCGAGGTCGGGATCAAGGACTACGAGGCCAAGTCGGGCTCTGACTCCATCCGCATCGCCGATCTGACGGCCCACATGAAGGGCGTGAAGTTCTCCGGCGACTACAGCTCGGCGACCGCGGCGACCGCCTCGGGCACCGCGCGGGTCTCCTACGACGAGCTCCTGAAGGCGAGCAAGTCGGAGCCGGTCCAGCTGCCGCTCGGCGCCACCGGCAAGGTCGTCGGCCTCTCCGACGGCGGCAACGGCAAGATCAAGGTCGAGGTCGAGGTCAGCAAGGGCGGCGTGAAGCTGCCCAAGCCCGTGTACGTGCTGAGCTCGGTCCGCGTCGAGGGCGACAACATCAAGGTCCACGCGGACGAGATCCCGAAGAACATCTCGGTCCTCGGCGTCGACATCCCGCTGCCCGAGGGCACGGCCCGCAACGTCACCGACTTCGAGCAGAAGATCGAAGACCTGCCGGCCGGGATCAAGCTGGAGAAGGTCGAGGCGGCGCCGGACGGCGTGGACATGTCCGTCACGGGCTCGAACGTGCGGCTGGCGGGCTGA
- a CDS encoding FABP family protein, with the protein MIEIPSDLNPSLVPLAFLLGNWAGAGVTDFPGAEKANFGQEVSFTHDGRDFIEYRSYTWVLDAEGNKVKPLESESGYWRIGDDRKVEVVMVRDNGVVEIWYGELADQKPQIDLVTDAVARTAASGPYTGGKRLYGYVKGDLMWVGEKQTPEVPLRPYMSAQLKKVVTPEEVADMARNLSDLPDDGIAFFK; encoded by the coding sequence ATGATCGAGATTCCGTCCGACCTGAACCCCTCCCTCGTCCCCCTCGCCTTCCTCCTCGGCAACTGGGCGGGCGCGGGCGTCACCGACTTCCCCGGCGCCGAGAAGGCGAATTTCGGCCAGGAAGTCTCCTTCACGCACGACGGCCGCGACTTCATCGAGTACCGCTCGTACACCTGGGTGCTCGACGCCGAGGGCAACAAGGTCAAGCCGCTGGAGTCCGAGTCGGGCTACTGGCGGATCGGCGACGACCGCAAGGTCGAGGTCGTGATGGTCCGTGACAACGGCGTCGTGGAGATCTGGTACGGCGAGCTCGCCGACCAGAAGCCGCAGATCGACCTGGTCACCGACGCCGTCGCGCGCACCGCGGCCTCCGGCCCCTACACCGGCGGCAAGCGGCTCTACGGCTACGTGAAGGGCGACCTGATGTGGGTCGGCGAGAAGCAGACCCCCGAGGTGCCGCTGCGCCCGTACATGTCGGCGCAGCTCAAGAAGGTCGTCACGCCCGAGGAGGTCGCCGACATGGCTCGGAACCTGAGCGACCTGCCCGACGACGGCATCGCCTTCTTCAAGTAG
- a CDS encoding LacI family DNA-binding transcriptional regulator, with protein MAKVTRDDVARLAGTSTAVVSYVINNGPRPVAPATRERVLAAIKELGYRPDRVAQAMASRRTDLIGMIVPDARQPFFAELTHAVEQAASERGKMVLVGNADYVAERETHYLRAFLGMRVSGLILVSHGLTDQAAAEIDAWDARVVLLHERPEAIDDVAVVTDDVGGAQLATRHLLEHGHEYVACVGGTAETPTVGDPVSDHVEGWRRAMREAGRPVEGRLFEAPYNRYDAYQVGLELLARPDRPTAIFCSTDDQAIGILRAARELRIDVPGELAVAGFDNVKEAGLTDPPLTTVASDRPAMARAAVDLVLDDGLRVAGSRRERLKLFPSRLVVRQSCGCQ; from the coding sequence GTGGCCAAGGTGACTCGGGATGACGTGGCGCGACTTGCGGGTACTTCGACCGCGGTCGTCAGCTACGTGATCAACAACGGACCCAGGCCGGTCGCCCCGGCCACGCGCGAGCGGGTACTCGCCGCGATCAAGGAGCTGGGCTACCGGCCCGACCGCGTCGCCCAGGCCATGGCCTCGCGGCGCACGGACCTCATAGGCATGATCGTGCCGGACGCGCGCCAGCCGTTCTTCGCGGAGCTGACGCACGCCGTCGAACAGGCGGCGTCCGAGCGCGGAAAGATGGTCCTCGTCGGCAACGCCGACTACGTGGCGGAGCGCGAGACCCACTACCTGCGCGCCTTCCTCGGCATGCGGGTCTCCGGCCTCATCCTCGTCAGCCACGGCCTGACCGACCAGGCCGCCGCCGAGATCGACGCGTGGGACGCGCGCGTGGTGCTGCTGCACGAGCGGCCCGAGGCCATCGACGACGTCGCGGTCGTCACGGACGACGTCGGCGGCGCCCAGCTCGCCACCCGTCACCTGCTCGAACACGGCCATGAGTACGTCGCCTGCGTCGGCGGCACCGCCGAGACCCCGACGGTCGGCGACCCCGTCTCCGACCACGTCGAGGGCTGGCGGCGCGCGATGCGCGAGGCCGGGCGCCCGGTGGAGGGGCGGCTCTTCGAAGCCCCCTACAACCGCTACGACGCCTACCAGGTGGGCCTCGAACTGCTCGCCCGCCCCGACCGCCCCACCGCGATCTTCTGCTCCACGGACGACCAGGCGATCGGCATCCTGCGGGCGGCGCGCGAGCTGCGCATCGACGTCCCCGGCGAGCTGGCCGTGGCCGGCTTCGACAACGTCAAGGAGGCCGGGCTCACCGACCCGCCGCTGACGACGGTCGCCTCCGACCGGCCCGCGATGGCCCGCGCGGCCGTGGACCTGGTCCTCGACGACGGCCTGCGGGTCGCGGGATCGCGCAGGGAGCGCCTGAAGCTGTTCCCCTCGCGGCTCGTGGTGCGCCAGTCCTGCGGCTGCCAGTAG
- a CDS encoding MoaD/ThiS family protein — MVNGTIRYWAAAKAAAGVAEEPYAAVTLAEALDAARERHPGELVRVLRRCSFLVDGDPVGTRGHETVRLAEGGTVEVLPPFAGG, encoded by the coding sequence ATGGTGAACGGCACCATTCGTTACTGGGCCGCGGCCAAGGCGGCAGCGGGTGTCGCGGAGGAGCCGTACGCGGCGGTGACGCTCGCGGAGGCGCTCGACGCCGCGCGCGAGCGGCACCCGGGCGAGCTCGTCCGGGTCCTGCGGCGCTGTTCGTTCCTTGTCGACGGCGACCCCGTCGGGACCCGTGGGCATGAGACCGTACGGCTTGCCGAGGGCGGCACGGTCGAGGTGCTCCCGCCGTTCGCAGGAGGATGA
- the dtd gene encoding D-aminoacyl-tRNA deacylase, with amino-acid sequence MRAVVQRVDGASVVVDGETVGEISGEGLCVLVGVTHDDTKEKAAQLARKLWSVRMLADERSCSDIDAPLLVISQFTLYGDARKGRRPTWNAAAPGAVAEPLVEEVVSRLRALGATVATGRFGAQMRVGLTNDGPFTVLLEM; translated from the coding sequence ATGCGAGCAGTGGTGCAGAGGGTCGACGGCGCGAGCGTCGTCGTGGACGGCGAGACGGTGGGCGAGATCAGCGGCGAGGGCCTGTGCGTCCTGGTGGGCGTCACGCACGACGACACCAAGGAGAAGGCGGCCCAACTGGCCCGCAAACTCTGGTCGGTGCGCATGCTGGCCGACGAGAGGTCGTGCAGCGACATCGACGCGCCGCTCCTGGTCATCAGCCAGTTCACCCTCTACGGAGACGCCCGCAAGGGCCGCCGCCCCACCTGGAACGCGGCCGCCCCCGGCGCGGTGGCCGAACCTCTGGTCGAGGAGGTGGTGTCGCGGCTGCGCGCCCTCGGCGCGACGGTGGCGACGGGCCGCTTCGGGGCGCAGATGCGGGTGGGCCTGACCAACGACGGGCCCTTCACCGTGCTCCTGGAGATGTGA
- a CDS encoding RsiG family protein, whose protein sequence is MSTPSTGHSPGRISLLRTQVPRPPAQRTGSPRLPAVPEHDLAALRLAELRELRRGAQQDEADLSYVRRLLQGRIDILRAEIARRRDPLAPEPEAPVVDRLPEILRDAPARHRSSARHVTLGTPHSEEYRLLATEMLAEVQLSDLAARTDDELHTAMGRLVRYEQQVSRRRQLLQRTTDDCSAEIARRYREGEAQVDDLLV, encoded by the coding sequence ATGAGCACACCAAGTACCGGGCATTCGCCCGGTCGCATCTCGCTGCTGCGTACGCAGGTTCCGCGACCGCCCGCGCAGCGCACGGGCAGCCCGCGCCTTCCGGCGGTGCCCGAGCACGACCTGGCGGCACTGCGCCTCGCGGAGCTCCGTGAGCTGCGCAGGGGAGCCCAGCAGGACGAGGCCGATCTGAGCTACGTGCGGCGGCTGTTGCAGGGCAGGATCGACATCCTGCGGGCCGAGATCGCCCGCCGCAGGGACCCGCTCGCCCCGGAGCCGGAGGCGCCGGTCGTGGACCGGCTCCCGGAGATCCTCAGGGACGCCCCGGCCCGGCACCGCTCATCGGCCAGGCACGTCACGCTCGGCACCCCGCACAGCGAGGAGTACCGCCTGCTCGCCACCGAGATGCTCGCCGAGGTCCAGCTCTCCGACCTGGCGGCACGCACGGACGACGAACTGCACACGGCGATGGGCCGCCTCGTGCGCTACGAACAGCAGGTGTCGCGGCGACGGCAGTTGCTCCAGCGGACCACGGACGACTGCAGCGCGGAGATCGCGCGACGCTACCGGGAGGGCGAGGCGCAGGTCGACGACCTGCTGGTGTGA
- a CDS encoding Fur family transcriptional regulator: MASTDSRSTGSDWKSDLRQRGYRLTPQRQLVLEAVDTLEHATPDDILCHVRKTASGVNISTVYRTLELLEELGLVSHAHLGHGAPTYHLADRHHHIHLVCRDCTNVIEADTEIAADFTAKLRETFGFDTDLKHFAIFGQCENCRDAEQDAE; encoded by the coding sequence GTGGCGAGCACCGACTCCCGGAGCACCGGCTCCGACTGGAAGAGCGACCTGCGGCAGCGCGGCTACCGGCTGACGCCGCAGCGCCAGCTTGTCCTGGAAGCCGTCGACACCCTTGAGCACGCGACCCCCGACGACATCCTCTGCCACGTGCGGAAGACGGCGTCGGGGGTCAACATTTCCACCGTGTACCGCACCCTGGAGCTCCTGGAGGAGCTCGGGCTCGTCTCGCACGCCCACCTCGGGCACGGGGCGCCGACGTACCACCTGGCGGACCGGCACCACCACATCCACCTGGTCTGCCGCGACTGCACGAACGTCATCGAGGCCGACACGGAGATCGCCGCGGACTTCACCGCCAAGCTGCGCGAGACCTTCGGCTTCGACACCGACCTCAAGCACTTCGCCATCTTCGGGCAGTGCGAGAACTGCCGGGACGCGGAACAAGACGCGGAATGA
- a CDS encoding GNAT family N-acetyltransferase, with translation MSDVDVDVRAVADGELAAWLRAVQTGFLQSFAAMSDEAVANLGARGAASRVWGAYDGDRVVGTFRSFDQEVTAVGGAPVAANAVTGVTVAPTHRRRGILNRMMAIDLAAAKERGDVVATLISAEYPIYGRYGFGPATWVTEWTVDVLRSGLDPRWSGPAAAGARIDLVDGDDVRKFGPELHERVRAERHGVIDRGDDWWLRNTGRQATPEFPWREPFYALYRDPSGRVDGLVAYRTSNDQWDGSRLPLNTATVLSMTAATPAAERDLWHYLCAIDKVITVESGWRAPDDLLPHLLPDPRAAKVTGHADWLWLRILDVVRALESRTYAGPGSLVLEITDGAGLAGGRYRLDATPDGASCVPTTESAELALDVAELAELWLGDASAVRLVALGRIGEERAGAAALADVMFRTSRRPWCPDLF, from the coding sequence ATGAGCGATGTCGATGTTGACGTAAGAGCCGTCGCCGACGGCGAGTTGGCCGCCTGGCTGCGGGCCGTCCAGACCGGGTTCCTGCAGTCTTTCGCCGCCATGTCGGACGAGGCCGTCGCCAACCTCGGGGCCCGCGGCGCAGCCTCCCGCGTGTGGGGCGCCTACGACGGCGACCGCGTCGTGGGCACCTTCCGCTCCTTCGACCAGGAGGTCACCGCGGTGGGCGGCGCACCCGTCGCGGCCAACGCGGTGACCGGCGTGACGGTGGCGCCCACTCACCGGCGTCGCGGCATCCTCAACCGCATGATGGCCATCGACCTCGCGGCGGCCAAGGAGCGCGGTGACGTCGTCGCCACGCTGATCTCCGCCGAGTACCCGATCTACGGTCGGTACGGCTTCGGGCCCGCGACCTGGGTGACCGAGTGGACCGTCGACGTGCTGCGCTCCGGGCTCGACCCGCGCTGGTCGGGGCCCGCCGCGGCCGGCGCGCGGATCGACCTCGTGGACGGCGACGACGTACGCAAGTTCGGCCCCGAGCTGCACGAGCGGGTCAGGGCCGAGCGGCACGGCGTGATCGACCGCGGCGACGACTGGTGGCTGCGCAACACCGGGCGGCAGGCGACCCCCGAATTCCCCTGGCGGGAGCCGTTCTACGCGCTCTACCGCGACCCGTCGGGCCGCGTGGACGGACTGGTCGCGTACCGCACGAGCAACGACCAGTGGGACGGCTCGCGGCTGCCGCTGAACACCGCCACGGTCCTGTCGATGACCGCCGCCACGCCCGCCGCCGAGCGCGACCTGTGGCACTACCTCTGCGCGATCGACAAGGTCATCACGGTCGAGAGCGGCTGGCGGGCCCCCGACGACCTTCTCCCGCACCTGCTGCCCGACCCTCGCGCGGCCAAGGTGACCGGACACGCGGACTGGCTCTGGCTGCGGATCCTGGACGTCGTACGGGCCCTTGAATCGCGTACGTACGCGGGTCCCGGCTCCCTCGTCCTGGAGATCACCGACGGGGCGGGCCTCGCGGGCGGGCGCTACCGGCTCGATGCGACGCCGGACGGCGCGAGCTGCGTGCCGACCACGGAGTCGGCGGAACTGGCCCTGGATGTCGCGGAGTTGGCGGAGCTGTGGCTGGGCGACGCGTCCGCGGTGCGGCTCGTGGCGCTGGGGCGGATCGGGGAGGAGCGGGCGGGGGCGGCGGCGCTGGCTGACGTCATGTTCCGTACGTCCAGGCGGCCTTGGTGCCCCGATCTCTTCTGA
- a CDS encoding putative leader peptide: MQRQADLTKRRAVDLCRVAAMLCRTF; encoded by the coding sequence ATGCAACGACAGGCGGACCTCACGAAGCGGCGGGCAGTAGACCTGTGCCGCGTCGCCGCCATGCTCTGTCGCACCTTCTGA
- a CDS encoding winged helix-turn-helix domain-containing protein, which yields MVVSPEHAPVNGRKRPHRSHREVADALRDRIRSGSLRPGQRMPTQAELADEFGVERGAVREALRILQGEHLLSNVSKGSPATVAEASERAPAGPGAVRRPQPTMVGLAPRIAAAFESPHVEIDALCLTSISLTMAIGEPLRQIHAGQLDPAKVNVRVLLPSRDIDLAFPAPVDAGEVEEAHVHGRWLSQRNAQGQVLRHNLLALRASHGIDVSVQFRALPFTPPVKLYLINGSEALFAYYTLTKRDEEIGEESLEMYDAQGTQSMLFPFKEGDGLRDTTFVEQSHLWFNALWNTISQDLELAAG from the coding sequence TTGGTTGTGAGCCCGGAACATGCACCAGTCAATGGGCGGAAGAGGCCCCACAGGTCTCACCGCGAAGTGGCGGACGCGCTGCGCGACCGGATCAGGTCCGGGTCGCTGCGGCCGGGGCAGCGCATGCCCACGCAGGCCGAACTGGCCGATGAGTTCGGCGTCGAGCGCGGTGCCGTGCGCGAGGCACTGCGAATCCTGCAAGGCGAGCATCTGCTGTCCAACGTTTCGAAGGGCAGCCCCGCCACCGTCGCGGAGGCGTCCGAGCGTGCGCCCGCAGGTCCTGGCGCCGTGCGGCGGCCGCAGCCCACGATGGTCGGACTCGCCCCGCGGATCGCTGCCGCGTTCGAATCGCCACATGTGGAGATAGACGCGCTCTGTCTCACCTCCATCTCCCTCACCATGGCGATCGGCGAGCCGCTGCGGCAGATCCACGCCGGACAGCTCGATCCGGCCAAGGTCAACGTCCGGGTGCTGCTGCCGAGCCGCGACATCGATCTCGCCTTCCCCGCGCCGGTCGACGCCGGGGAGGTCGAGGAGGCCCATGTGCACGGGCGCTGGCTCTCCCAGCGCAACGCGCAGGGCCAGGTCCTGCGGCACAACCTCCTCGCGCTGCGCGCCTCGCACGGGATCGATGTGTCGGTGCAGTTCAGGGCGCTGCCGTTCACGCCGCCCGTGAAGCTGTACCTGATCAACGGCTCCGAGGCCCTCTTCGCGTACTACACGCTCACCAAGCGGGACGAGGAGATCGGCGAGGAATCCCTGGAGATGTACGACGCGCAGGGCACGCAGTCGATGCTCTTTCCGTTCAAGGAGGGGGACGGGCTGCGGGACACGACCTTCGTCGAGCAGTCCCATCTGTGGTTCAACGCCCTCTGGAACACGATCAGTCAGGACCTGGAGCTGGCGGCGGGCTAG
- the ygfZ gene encoding CAF17-like 4Fe-4S cluster assembly/insertion protein YgfZ, which translates to MKSPLLSLPGAVPAEGVDEGVAAHYGELFREQRALADGTGFVDLSHRGVLTVTGADRLSWLHLLLTQHVSELPAGQATEALILSANGHIEHALYLVDDGETVWAHVEPGTREALLAYLESMKFFYRVEVADRTGEFAVVHLPAGSIAPVPEGVVVRETAHGRDLFLPRADLESYAAAQGPAAGLLAYEALRVEAHRPRLGFETDHRTIPHELGWLDTAVHLQKGCYRGQETVARVQNLGKPPRRLVFLHLDGSEVHLPVAGTPLHLASEGAEGRKLGFVTTAVRHHELGPIALGLIKRNVPLDAELVAGDIAAAQEVVVEP; encoded by the coding sequence ATGAAGAGCCCTCTGCTGTCCCTGCCCGGCGCCGTCCCCGCCGAGGGCGTGGACGAAGGCGTCGCCGCCCACTACGGGGAACTGTTCCGCGAGCAGCGCGCCCTCGCCGACGGCACCGGATTCGTCGACCTCTCGCACCGCGGCGTACTCACCGTCACCGGCGCCGACCGGCTGAGCTGGCTGCACCTGCTGCTCACCCAGCACGTCAGCGAGCTCCCCGCGGGACAGGCCACCGAAGCGCTGATCCTCTCCGCCAACGGCCACATCGAGCACGCCCTCTACCTCGTCGACGACGGCGAGACGGTCTGGGCGCACGTCGAGCCCGGCACCAGGGAAGCGCTCCTGGCGTACCTGGAGAGCATGAAGTTCTTCTACCGCGTCGAAGTGGCCGACCGCACCGGCGAGTTCGCGGTGGTGCACCTGCCCGCCGGATCGATCGCGCCGGTCCCCGAGGGCGTCGTCGTGCGCGAGACCGCCCACGGCCGCGACCTGTTCCTGCCGCGCGCCGACCTGGAGTCGTACGCCGCGGCGCAGGGCCCCGCCGCCGGACTCCTCGCCTACGAGGCGCTGCGCGTGGAGGCCCACCGGCCGCGCCTCGGCTTCGAGACCGACCACCGCACCATCCCGCACGAGCTGGGCTGGCTCGACACCGCCGTACACCTGCAGAAGGGCTGCTACCGCGGGCAGGAGACCGTCGCCCGCGTGCAGAACCTGGGCAAGCCGCCGCGCCGCCTGGTCTTCCTGCACCTGGACGGCAGCGAGGTGCACCTGCCGGTCGCGGGGACGCCGCTGCACCTCGCGAGCGAGGGCGCCGAAGGCCGCAAGCTCGGCTTCGTCACCACGGCCGTACGCCACCACGAGCTGGGTCCGATCGCCCTCGGCCTCATCAAGCGCAACGTGCCGCTGGACGCGGAGCTCGTGGCGGGGGACATCGCCGCGGCGCAGGAAGTGGTCGTCGAGCCCTGA
- a CDS encoding DUF3099 domain-containing protein, translated as MYARRRHVYFAMMGTCIALFVLAWAVVRLWSIPVAVGMCVVAMVIPPLAAITANRRGPEDRWWDDPSGDRKSDEWWDELDGRRRR; from the coding sequence ATGTACGCGCGAAGGCGCCATGTGTACTTCGCCATGATGGGCACGTGCATCGCCCTGTTCGTCCTGGCCTGGGCCGTCGTGCGGCTCTGGTCGATTCCGGTCGCCGTCGGGATGTGCGTGGTGGCGATGGTGATCCCGCCCCTCGCCGCCATCACGGCGAACCGACGGGGCCCCGAGGACCGCTGGTGGGACGATCCCAGCGGGGACCGGAAGTCCGACGAGTGGTGGGACGAGCTGGACGGCAGGCGCAGGCGGTAG
- a CDS encoding sulfurtransferase, with product MSRSDVLVDADWVEAHIEDPKVAIVEVDEDTSAYEKNHIKNAIRIDWTKDLQDPVRRDFIDQEGFEKLLSAKGIANDTTVVLYGGNNNWFASYAFWYFKLYGHQDVKLLDGGRKKWELDSRDLVDGAQVPKRPATDYKAKAQDTSIRAFRDDVVAAIGAKNLVDVRSPDEFSGKLLAPAHLPQEQSQRPGHVPSARNIPWSKNANDDGTFKSDDELKALYEDEQVDLAKDTIAYCRIGERSALTWFVLHELLGQTNVKNYDGSWTEYGSLVGVPIELGANK from the coding sequence ATGAGCCGCAGCGACGTCCTGGTAGACGCCGACTGGGTCGAGGCCCACATCGAGGACCCGAAGGTCGCCATCGTCGAGGTCGACGAGGACACCTCGGCGTACGAGAAGAACCACATCAAGAACGCGATCCGGATCGACTGGACCAAGGACCTCCAGGACCCGGTCCGCCGTGACTTCATCGACCAGGAGGGCTTCGAGAAGCTCCTGTCGGCGAAGGGCATCGCCAACGACACCACCGTCGTCCTCTACGGCGGCAACAACAACTGGTTCGCCTCGTACGCCTTCTGGTACTTCAAGCTCTACGGCCACCAGGACGTGAAGCTCCTCGACGGCGGCCGCAAGAAGTGGGAGCTCGACTCCCGCGACCTGGTAGACGGCGCGCAGGTCCCGAAGCGGCCCGCCACCGACTACAAGGCCAAGGCCCAGGACACCTCGATCCGCGCCTTCCGCGACGACGTCGTGGCGGCCATCGGCGCCAAGAACCTGGTCGACGTGCGCTCGCCCGATGAGTTCAGCGGCAAGCTGCTCGCCCCGGCCCACCTGCCGCAGGAGCAGTCGCAGCGTCCGGGCCACGTCCCGTCCGCGCGCAACATCCCGTGGTCCAAGAACGCCAACGACGACGGCACCTTCAAGTCGGACGACGAGCTCAAGGCCCTCTACGAGGACGAGCAGGTCGACCTGGCCAAGGACACCATCGCGTACTGCCGCATCGGTGAGCGTTCGGCCCTGACCTGGTTCGTCCTGCACGAGCTGCTCGGCCAGACCAACGTCAAGAACTACGACGGCTCCTGGACCGAGTACGGCTCGCTCGTCGGCGTGCCGATCGAGCTCGGCGCCAACAAGTAA
- a CDS encoding response regulator transcription factor, with amino-acid sequence MSSLLLLTNALQPSTEVLPALGLLLHHVRVAPAEGPALVDTPGADVILVDGRRDLPQVRSLCQLLRSTGPGCPLVLVVTEGGLAAVTADWGIDDVLLDTAGPAEVEARLRLAMGRQQITADDSPMEIRNGDLSVDEATYSAKLKGRVLDLTFKEFELIKYLAQHPGRVFTRAQLLQEVWGYDYFGGTRTVDVHVRRLRAKLGVEHESLIGTVRNVGYRFVTPEKVERAADEEKAKAATPRAEENGGKRTAPLPAAAESAPKEAAVRPAQR; translated from the coding sequence ATGAGCTCTCTGCTGCTCCTCACCAATGCCCTCCAGCCGTCGACGGAGGTGCTCCCCGCTCTCGGCCTGCTCCTTCACCACGTGCGCGTCGCCCCCGCGGAGGGGCCCGCTCTCGTCGACACCCCCGGTGCCGACGTCATCCTCGTCGACGGGCGCCGCGACCTCCCACAGGTGCGCAGCCTCTGTCAGCTGCTGCGCTCCACGGGCCCCGGCTGTCCCCTCGTCCTCGTCGTGACGGAGGGCGGCCTCGCCGCCGTCACCGCCGACTGGGGCATCGACGACGTACTCCTGGACACGGCGGGCCCCGCCGAGGTCGAGGCGCGTCTGCGGCTCGCGATGGGCCGCCAGCAGATCACCGCCGACGACTCCCCCATGGAGATCCGCAACGGCGATCTCTCCGTGGACGAGGCGACGTACAGCGCGAAGCTCAAGGGCCGGGTCCTGGACCTGACCTTCAAGGAGTTCGAGCTGATCAAGTACCTGGCGCAGCACCCGGGCCGGGTCTTCACGCGGGCCCAGCTGCTCCAGGAGGTGTGGGGCTACGACTACTTCGGCGGTACGCGCACGGTGGACGTGCACGTGCGGCGCCTGCGCGCCAAGCTCGGCGTCGAGCACGAGTCGCTGATCGGCACCGTCCGGAATGTCGGCTACCGCTTCGTCACGCCCGAGAAGGTCGAGCGGGCCGCCGACGAGGAGAAGGCGAAGGCGGCGACGCCTCGGGCGGAGGAGAACGGCGGCAAGCGGACGGCGCCCCTCCCGGCCGCCGCGGAATCCGCTCCGAAGGAAGCTGCCGTACGCCCTGCCCAGCGGTAG
- a CDS encoding DUF1416 domain-containing protein, giving the protein MCGAKAGGPDASTIKPGETTIQGQVTRDGEPVTGYVRLLDSTGEFTAEVPTSATGQFRFYAAEGTWTVRALIPGGTADRTVVAQTGGLAEIAIAV; this is encoded by the coding sequence ATGTGTGGAGCAAAGGCCGGTGGCCCCGACGCTTCGACGATCAAGCCCGGTGAGACCACGATCCAGGGCCAGGTGACCCGCGACGGCGAGCCCGTCACCGGTTACGTGCGCCTGCTGGACTCGACCGGCGAGTTCACCGCCGAGGTCCCGACCTCGGCGACCGGACAGTTCCGCTTCTACGCCGCCGAGGGCACCTGGACCGTCCGGGCGCTGATCCCCGGCGGCACCGCCGACCGCACGGTCGTCGCTCAGACGGGCGGACTCGCGGAGATCGCGATCGCGGTCTGA